A region of Dermochelys coriacea isolate rDerCor1 chromosome 1, rDerCor1.pri.v4, whole genome shotgun sequence DNA encodes the following proteins:
- the LOC119841205 gene encoding cytokine receptor common subunit beta-like isoform X1 translates to MKAFWSALLALCWAFRVGESRETLPMQSLRCYNDYTSQTTCTWQECTEARRFIQVNLHHEDNIDKSCTQILCEPQGAEGLPFCHDSCVCWSCHRNSTLFVVGVNDSYTFKPDRLLQAKLSVSLFQNVQTLPPQKHWLSVTEAAWEAAGGRQGRHWLHNALELDMTYKQECESWEKSSSVSVASTSHCLLRRDALVSSSTYVARVRSKPSQGAGWSGQSSKWSTAVSWRSQEGDEAQPKNLCCLFNGVDLLTCSWEVRREVTSSVLFTLFYRTPPASEETECSPVHEEELPGSHYLFHCCVINVTNPSRLSQYLITVQPKKEEKLIEPHKNIMPLAPVNVTMTKRKEQEYELRWTKQILSYTYIGQRYEFLYWKTNDSVENAQVVNISNDKPPFIFTLQMLEPSTCYRGKMRARVHTGNYQGPWSEWSEECTWETESVWSPLILPLLVPVFTIVLIAFGWCGYRGLLSKNQKWEEKIPNPGKSQLLQSYLQKVPLGIPLPSSQLHFGKQSPSEKTDLVCCIQVLDGRMKVSSAELPAAVAERMMCFLGALDPKNPCQTLEMTNPTPHPGTPANCRSSQSTSQSLLPATLPWRSSAKVTASQAPMSCFDFNGPYLHLPHGCSLFDIHQDREAAPLATRGRSVSLEYLLLPQGAPSQTLLVGEERGAAQLHPILLPAEKKMKWPLAGGQEGPQGQPAGGEVAQGDTEGQRSPTAAILNNSGQKRPVGYVTTEGLSLMQARDSAYLNPALAPPEGMLTAAAVLTSNPDGPGHRGHPSPELGPETTDVAVPVPSPALATPSGAHQHAFGSYVTFLKAPQGTSEPMSVS, encoded by the exons AGACCCTCCCAATGCAGAGCCTGCGCTGCTACAATGACTACACCTCCCAGACGACCTGCACATGGCAGGAGTGCACAGAGGCACGTCGCTTCATCCAGGTGAATCTTCACCATGAGGACAATATAGACAA GAGTTGCACACAGATCCTATGTGAGCCTCAGGGAGCTGAGGGGTTGCCGTTCTGCCACGACTCCTGTGTCTGCTGGAGCTGCCACAGGAACAGCACCCTTTTTGTAGTTGGGGTGAATGACAGTTACACTTTCAAACCTGATCGGTTGCTGCAGGCCAAACTGAGCGTCAGCCTCTTCCAGAATG tccagaccctcccacctcagAAGCATTGGCTCAgtgtcacagaagcagcctgggaagcagctggagggAGACAGGGAAGACACTGGCTGCACAATGCACTGGAGCTTGACATGACCTACAAGCAGGAGTGTGAATCCTGGGAG AAATCTTCCTCGGTGTCAGTTGCAAGCACCTCCCACTGCCTGCTGCGGCGTGATGCCCTTGTGTCAAGCAGCACCTATGTTGCTCGTGTGCGATCCAAGCCGAGCCAGGGTGCTGGTTGGTCTGGGCAGTCCAGCAAATGGAGCACTGCCGTGTCCTGGAGGTCCCAGGAAG GGGATGAGGCTCAGCCCAAGAACCTTTGCTGCCTCTTCAATGGGGTTGATCTGCTAACGTGCAGCTGGGAAGTGAGGAGAGAGGTCACCAGCTCTGTCTTGTTCACGCTCTTCTACAGAACCCCACCGGCATCAGA AGAGACAGAATGCTCTCCAGTCCATGAGGAGGAATTGCCTGGCAGCCACTACCTGTTCCACTGCTGTGTGATCAATGTCACCAACCCCAGCAGGCTGAGCCAGTACCTCATAACTGTCCAGCCCAagaaggaggagaaactgattgAACCTCACAAAAACA TCATGCCGCTTGCGCCTGTCAATGTGACAATGACAAAGAGGAAAGAGCAGGAGTATGAGCTGAGATGGACAAAACAGATCCTAAGTTATACCTATATAGGCCAGAGATATGAATTCTTGTATTGGAAGACTAATGACTCCGTGGAG aATGCCCAGGTTGTAAACATCAGCAATGACAAGCCTCCCTTCATCTTCACCCTGCAGATGCTGGAGCCCTCCACATGCTACAGGGGAAAAATGCGGGCAAGGGTGCACACGGGCAACTACCAGGGGCCCTGGAGCGAGTGGAGTGAGGAGTGCACCTGGGAAACTGAGAGTG TCTGGTCACCACTGATTCTCCCGCTGCTGGTCCCAGTCTTCACCATCGTGCTGATAGCATTTGGCTGGTGCGGTTATAGAGGCTTACTCAG CAAGAATCAAAAATGGGAGGAAAAGATTCCAAATCCTGGCAAGAGTCAGCTGCTCCAGAGCTACCTCCAG AAAGTACCGCTTGGGATTCCGCTGCCGAGCAGCCAGCTGCACTTTGGCAAGCAGAGCCCTTCCGAGAAGACAGACCTGGTCTGCTGCATCCAAGTGCTGGATGG ACGGATGAAAGTTAGTTCAGCAGAGCTCCCTGCAGCCGTGGCCGAGAGGATGATGTGCTTCCTTGGTGCACTGGACCCAAAGAACCCATGTCAGACTCTTGAAATGACAAATCCAACTCCACATCCTGGCACCCCGGCTAACTGCCGTTCGAGTCAGAGCACCAGTCAGTCCTTGTTGCCAGCCACACTCCCCTGGAGGAGCAGTGCGAAGGTCACTGCTTCTCAGGCACCCATGTCCTGCTTTGACTTTAATGGTCCATACTTGCACCTCCCACATGGGTGCTCCCTGTTTGACATTCATCAGGACCGGGAAGCTGCCCCACTGGCAACAAGGGGGAGGTCAGTGTCCCTGGAGTACTTGCTCCTACCCCAGGGGGCCCCTTCCCAGACcttgctggtgggggaggagagaggagcagcTCAGCTCCACCCCATCTTGCTTCCTGCTGAGAAAAAGATGAAATGGCCACTTGCTGGAGGGCAAGAAGGGCCACAAGGCCAGCCAGCAGGTGGGGAAGTGGCGCAAGGGGACACCGAAGGTCAGAGATCACCAACTGCTGCCATCTTAAACAACTCTGGTCAGAAACGGCCAGTGGGATATGTCACCACGGAAGGTCTGTCACTGATGCAAGCAAGAGACTCTGCATATCTGAACCCTGCACTGGCCCCGCCAGAGGGGATGCTCACTGCTGCTGCCGTGTTGACATCCAACCCTGACGGCCCAGGCCACAGAGGGCACCCCAGCCCTGAATTGGGCCCTGAGACAACTGATGTTGCAGTCCCAGTTCCATCTCCAGCACTAGCCACTCCCTCTGGAGCGCACCAGCATGCATTTGGGAGTTACGTAACGTTCCTCAAGGCCCCCCAAGGCACTTCAGAACCCATGAGTGTTTCCTGA
- the LOC119841205 gene encoding cytokine receptor common subunit beta-like isoform X2 — translation MKAFWSALLALCWAFRVGESRETLPMQSLRCYNDYTSQTTCTWQECTEARRFIQVNLHHEDNIDNCTQILCEPQGAEGLPFCHDSCVCWSCHRNSTLFVVGVNDSYTFKPDRLLQAKLSVSLFQNVQTLPPQKHWLSVTEAAWEAAGGRQGRHWLHNALELDMTYKQECESWEKSSSVSVASTSHCLLRRDALVSSSTYVARVRSKPSQGAGWSGQSSKWSTAVSWRSQEGDEAQPKNLCCLFNGVDLLTCSWEVRREVTSSVLFTLFYRTPPASEETECSPVHEEELPGSHYLFHCCVINVTNPSRLSQYLITVQPKKEEKLIEPHKNIMPLAPVNVTMTKRKEQEYELRWTKQILSYTYIGQRYEFLYWKTNDSVENAQVVNISNDKPPFIFTLQMLEPSTCYRGKMRARVHTGNYQGPWSEWSEECTWETESVWSPLILPLLVPVFTIVLIAFGWCGYRGLLSKNQKWEEKIPNPGKSQLLQSYLQKVPLGIPLPSSQLHFGKQSPSEKTDLVCCIQVLDGRMKVSSAELPAAVAERMMCFLGALDPKNPCQTLEMTNPTPHPGTPANCRSSQSTSQSLLPATLPWRSSAKVTASQAPMSCFDFNGPYLHLPHGCSLFDIHQDREAAPLATRGRSVSLEYLLLPQGAPSQTLLVGEERGAAQLHPILLPAEKKMKWPLAGGQEGPQGQPAGGEVAQGDTEGQRSPTAAILNNSGQKRPVGYVTTEGLSLMQARDSAYLNPALAPPEGMLTAAAVLTSNPDGPGHRGHPSPELGPETTDVAVPVPSPALATPSGAHQHAFGSYVTFLKAPQGTSEPMSVS, via the exons AGACCCTCCCAATGCAGAGCCTGCGCTGCTACAATGACTACACCTCCCAGACGACCTGCACATGGCAGGAGTGCACAGAGGCACGTCGCTTCATCCAGGTGAATCTTCACCATGAGGACAATATAGACAA TTGCACACAGATCCTATGTGAGCCTCAGGGAGCTGAGGGGTTGCCGTTCTGCCACGACTCCTGTGTCTGCTGGAGCTGCCACAGGAACAGCACCCTTTTTGTAGTTGGGGTGAATGACAGTTACACTTTCAAACCTGATCGGTTGCTGCAGGCCAAACTGAGCGTCAGCCTCTTCCAGAATG tccagaccctcccacctcagAAGCATTGGCTCAgtgtcacagaagcagcctgggaagcagctggagggAGACAGGGAAGACACTGGCTGCACAATGCACTGGAGCTTGACATGACCTACAAGCAGGAGTGTGAATCCTGGGAG AAATCTTCCTCGGTGTCAGTTGCAAGCACCTCCCACTGCCTGCTGCGGCGTGATGCCCTTGTGTCAAGCAGCACCTATGTTGCTCGTGTGCGATCCAAGCCGAGCCAGGGTGCTGGTTGGTCTGGGCAGTCCAGCAAATGGAGCACTGCCGTGTCCTGGAGGTCCCAGGAAG GGGATGAGGCTCAGCCCAAGAACCTTTGCTGCCTCTTCAATGGGGTTGATCTGCTAACGTGCAGCTGGGAAGTGAGGAGAGAGGTCACCAGCTCTGTCTTGTTCACGCTCTTCTACAGAACCCCACCGGCATCAGA AGAGACAGAATGCTCTCCAGTCCATGAGGAGGAATTGCCTGGCAGCCACTACCTGTTCCACTGCTGTGTGATCAATGTCACCAACCCCAGCAGGCTGAGCCAGTACCTCATAACTGTCCAGCCCAagaaggaggagaaactgattgAACCTCACAAAAACA TCATGCCGCTTGCGCCTGTCAATGTGACAATGACAAAGAGGAAAGAGCAGGAGTATGAGCTGAGATGGACAAAACAGATCCTAAGTTATACCTATATAGGCCAGAGATATGAATTCTTGTATTGGAAGACTAATGACTCCGTGGAG aATGCCCAGGTTGTAAACATCAGCAATGACAAGCCTCCCTTCATCTTCACCCTGCAGATGCTGGAGCCCTCCACATGCTACAGGGGAAAAATGCGGGCAAGGGTGCACACGGGCAACTACCAGGGGCCCTGGAGCGAGTGGAGTGAGGAGTGCACCTGGGAAACTGAGAGTG TCTGGTCACCACTGATTCTCCCGCTGCTGGTCCCAGTCTTCACCATCGTGCTGATAGCATTTGGCTGGTGCGGTTATAGAGGCTTACTCAG CAAGAATCAAAAATGGGAGGAAAAGATTCCAAATCCTGGCAAGAGTCAGCTGCTCCAGAGCTACCTCCAG AAAGTACCGCTTGGGATTCCGCTGCCGAGCAGCCAGCTGCACTTTGGCAAGCAGAGCCCTTCCGAGAAGACAGACCTGGTCTGCTGCATCCAAGTGCTGGATGG ACGGATGAAAGTTAGTTCAGCAGAGCTCCCTGCAGCCGTGGCCGAGAGGATGATGTGCTTCCTTGGTGCACTGGACCCAAAGAACCCATGTCAGACTCTTGAAATGACAAATCCAACTCCACATCCTGGCACCCCGGCTAACTGCCGTTCGAGTCAGAGCACCAGTCAGTCCTTGTTGCCAGCCACACTCCCCTGGAGGAGCAGTGCGAAGGTCACTGCTTCTCAGGCACCCATGTCCTGCTTTGACTTTAATGGTCCATACTTGCACCTCCCACATGGGTGCTCCCTGTTTGACATTCATCAGGACCGGGAAGCTGCCCCACTGGCAACAAGGGGGAGGTCAGTGTCCCTGGAGTACTTGCTCCTACCCCAGGGGGCCCCTTCCCAGACcttgctggtgggggaggagagaggagcagcTCAGCTCCACCCCATCTTGCTTCCTGCTGAGAAAAAGATGAAATGGCCACTTGCTGGAGGGCAAGAAGGGCCACAAGGCCAGCCAGCAGGTGGGGAAGTGGCGCAAGGGGACACCGAAGGTCAGAGATCACCAACTGCTGCCATCTTAAACAACTCTGGTCAGAAACGGCCAGTGGGATATGTCACCACGGAAGGTCTGTCACTGATGCAAGCAAGAGACTCTGCATATCTGAACCCTGCACTGGCCCCGCCAGAGGGGATGCTCACTGCTGCTGCCGTGTTGACATCCAACCCTGACGGCCCAGGCCACAGAGGGCACCCCAGCCCTGAATTGGGCCCTGAGACAACTGATGTTGCAGTCCCAGTTCCATCTCCAGCACTAGCCACTCCCTCTGGAGCGCACCAGCATGCATTTGGGAGTTACGTAACGTTCCTCAAGGCCCCCCAAGGCACTTCAGAACCCATGAGTGTTTCCTGA